A genomic region of Arvicola amphibius chromosome 7, mArvAmp1.2, whole genome shotgun sequence contains the following coding sequences:
- the Ndufb1 gene encoding NADH dehydrogenase [ubiquinone] 1 beta subcomplex subunit 1, which yields MTLLQLVREHWVHILVPLGFVFGCYLDRKDDEKLTAFRNKSMLFRRELRPNEEVTWK from the exons ATGACCTTGCTTCAGCTTGTACGTGAACACTGGGTTCATATACTTGTCCCTCTGGGATTTGTCTTTGGATGCTATCTAGACAGGAAGGATGACGAAAAACTAACAGCCTTCCGGAATAAGAGTATGCTATTTCGGAG GGAACTGAGGCCCAATGAAGAAGTTACTTGGAAGTAA
- the Cpsf2 gene encoding cleavage and polyadenylation specificity factor subunit 2 translates to MTSIIKLTTLSGVQEESALCYLLQVDEFRFLLDCGWDEHFSMDIIDSLRKHVHQIDAVLLSHPDPLHLGALPFAVGKLGLNCAIYATIPVYKMGQMFMYDLYQSRHNTEDFTLFTLDDVDAAFDKIQQLKFSQIVNLKGKGHGLSITPLPAGHMIGGTIWKIVKDGEEEIVYAVDFNHKREIHLNGCSLEMLSRPSLLITDSFNATYVQPRRKQRDEQLLTNVLETLRGDGNVLIAVDTAGRVLELAQLLDQIWRTKDAGLGVYSLALLNNVSYNVVEFSKSQVEWMSDKLMRCFEDKRNNPFQFRHLSLCHGLSDLARVPSPKVVLASQPDLECGFSRDLFIQWCQDPKNSIILTYRTTPGTLARFLIDNPSEKVTEIELRKRVKLEGKELEEYVEKEKLKKEAAKKLEQSKEADMDSSDESDVEEDADQPSAHKTKHDLMMKGEGSRKGSFFKQAKKSYPMFPAPEERIKWDEYGEIIKPEDFLVPELQATEEEKSKLESGLTNGDEPMDQDLSDVPTKCVSATESIEIKARVTYIDYEGRSDGDSIKKIINQMKPRQLIIVHGPPEASQDLAECCRAFGGKDIKVYMPKLHETVDATSETHIYQVRLKDSLVSSLQFCKAKDAELAWIDGVLDMRVSKVDTGVILEEGELKDDGEDSEMQVDGPSDSSAIAQQKAMKSLFGDDDKELGEETEIIPTLEPLPPHEVPGHQSVFMNEPRLSDFKQVLLREGIQAEFVGGVLVCNNQVAVRRTETGRIGLEGCLCQDFYRIRDLLYEQYAIV, encoded by the exons ATGACATCTATCATCAAATTAACTACCCTCTCCGGGGTCCAAGAAGAGTCTGCTCTTTGCTATCTTCTCCAGGTTGATGAGTTTAGGTTTTTGTTGGactgtggctgggatgaacaCTTCTCTATGGACATTATTGATTCCCTGAGGAA GCATGTTCACCAGATTGATGCGGTGCTCCTGTCTCACCCCGACCCACTCCACCTTGGCGCCCTCCCATTCGCTGTGGGGAAGCTGGGTCTGAACTGCGCCATCTATGCCACCATTCCTGTTTACAAAATGGGGCAGATGTTCATGTACGATCTCTATCAGTCTCGCCACAATACAGAAGATTTTACCCTCTTTACATTAGATGATGTGGATGCAGCCTTTGATAAAATACAGCAGCTAAAATTCTCTCAGATTGTGAACTTGAAAG gcaaaggacatggtttgTCTATCACACCCCTGCCAGCTGGCCATATGATAGGAGGAACAATATGGAAAATAGTcaaagatggagaagaggaaatcGTGTATGCCGTTGACTTCAACCACAAGAGGGAGAT CCACTTAAATGGATGTTCCCTGGAAATGCTAAGCAGACCCTCTCTACTTATCACAGATTCATTTAATGCTACGTATGTGCAGCctagaaggaaacagagagacgAGCAGCTCCTGA caAATGTCCTGGAAACTCTTCGGGGTGATGGAAATGTGCTCATAGCGGTGGACACGGCAGGCCGAGTTCTGGAGCTTGCTCAGCTTCTTGATCAGATTTGGAGAACTAAAGATGCAGGGCTGGGTGTCTATTCACTGGCACTCCTGAATAATGTCAGTTATAACGTGGTGGAGTTTTCCAAATCACAG GTAGAATGGATGAGTGATAAATTAATGAGATGTTttgaagacaaaagaaataacCCGTTTCAGTTTCGCCATCTCTCTCTGTGCCATGGTCTTTCTGACTTGGCTCGAGTTCCAAGCCCCAAAGTTGTACTTGCCAGCCAGCCTGACCTTGAGTGTGGATTCTCAAGAGACCTCTTTATTCAGTGGTGTCAGGACCCGAAAAACTCAATCATTCTAACCTATAGAACAACTCCTGGGACTTTAGCACGTTTCTTAATTGATAATCCTTCTGAGAAAGTTACAGAAATAGAG CTGAGGAAACGCGTGAAGCTTGAAGGGAAAGAACTTGAAGAATATGTGGAAAAagagaaactaaagaaagaagCTGCTAAGAAACTTGAGCAATCGAAAGA GGCAGACATGGACTCCAGTGATGAGAGTGACGTGGAGGAAGATGCCGACCAGCCCTCGGCTCACAAGACAAAGCACGACCTCATGATGAAAGGGGAAGGCAGTCGCAAAGGCAGCTTCTTCAAACAGGCCAAAAAATCCTACCCTATGTTTCCTGCCCCAGAAGAAAGAATTAAATGGGATGAGTACGGAGAGATCATCAA ACCAGAAGATTTCTTAGTGCCAGAACTTCAGgctactgaagaagaaaaaagcaaattagAATCTGGTTTGACAAATGGCGACGAGCCCATGGATCAGGACCTGTCTGATGTTCCCACCAAGTGTGTTTCTGCAACAGAGTCTATTGAGATAAA AGCCAGGGTTACTTACATAGACTATGAAGGACGCTCTGATGGAGACTCCATTAAAAAGATCATCAATCAGATGAAACCACGGCAGTTGATCATTGTCCATGGCCCACCAGAGGCCAGTCAGGATCTGGCTGAGTGCTGCCGTGCATTTGGTGGGAAAGATATTAAAGTATACATGCCAAAGCTACACGAAACAGTTGATGCCACAAGCGAAACGCATATCTATCAG GTCAGATTAAAGGACTCGCTTGTCAGCTCCCTTCAGTTTTGTAAAGCCAAAGATGCCGAGTTAGCTTGGATAGATGGCGTCTTAGACATGAGAGTTTCCAAAGTGGACACGGGAGTTATTCTGGAAGAAGGAGAGCTCAAGGATGATGGAGAAGACTCTGAAATGCAGGTGGATGGCCCTTCAGATTCCAGCGCCATAGCCCAGCAGAAGGCCATGAAGAGTCTGTTTGGAGATGATGACAAGGAATTGGGTGAAGAGACAGAGATCATCCCTACCCTGGAGCCTTTGCCGCCTCATGAG